One Verrucomicrobiia bacterium genomic region harbors:
- a CDS encoding HigA family addiction module antidote protein produces MKALSSITSGEILWEDYMKPLGLTQNALARALDVPPRRINEIVLNRRKITLDTSLRLGRFFGQSPLFWLNIQTQCDYRQAKALEKKISKTVIPLQIA; encoded by the coding sequence ATGAAGGCGCTTTCCTCTATCACCTCTGGAGAAATTCTCTGGGAAGATTATATGAAGCCGTTGGGATTAACCCAAAATGCCTTGGCGCGTGCGCTTGACGTTCCTCCTCGTCGCATTAATGAAATCGTTTTAAATCGTAGAAAAATTACTTTGGATACTTCGTTGCGTTTGGGTCGATTTTTTGGTCAGTCTCCTTTATTTTGGTTAAACATTCAAACGCAATGCGATTATCGCCAGGCGAAAGCTTTAGAAAAAAAGATTTCCAAAACAGTTATTCCTCTACAAATCGCTTAA
- a CDS encoding secondary thiamine-phosphate synthase enzyme YjbQ — protein sequence MKSYRKELWFEAPTRRALINITSQVEACLRESRVKEGLVLVNAMHITASVFINDDESGLHEDYEKWLEKLAPHAPTTQYLHNQTGEDNADAHLKRQIMGREVVVAITQGKLDFGPWEQIFYGEFDGRRRKRVLVKIIGE from the coding sequence TTGAAATCCTATCGCAAAGAACTTTGGTTTGAAGCGCCAACGAGACGAGCGTTGATTAATATCACATCGCAAGTGGAAGCTTGTTTGCGCGAGAGTAGGGTGAAAGAGGGTTTGGTTTTGGTGAATGCGATGCATATTACGGCTTCAGTTTTTATTAATGATGATGAAAGCGGGTTGCATGAAGATTATGAAAAATGGTTGGAAAAACTCGCGCCACATGCACCAACGACTCAGTATTTACACAATCAAACCGGTGAAGATAATGCCGACGCTCATTTGAAACGACAAATCATGGGCCGCGAAGTAGTAGTCGCCATTACCCAAGGCAAATTGGATTTTGGACCGTGGGAACAGATTTTTTATGGAGAATTCGATGGGCGCCGCCGCAAACGTGTTTTAGTGAAAATTATTGGGGAGTGA